TTACACACGCCCAGCCAACAGGTTTGTTGCAACATTTGTCGGTGAAACAAATTTGCTTAGGGCGTCCATAGAAAGCTTCGATGCCGTCAGCGTTGCACTTCGTGTCGGCACGCAATTCACATTGATGGCCTCCCGAGATTTCGCAAATACAGGTGTGGAATTTCGTCAGGGCGGCACAGTGCACATCTCCATTCGTCCCGAAGCGGTTCAGATGAACGTCAATAAGGACAGCGCAAACAATGTCACGCAGGGTAGAGTCCGCTCGGTCGACTTTGGAGGCATCTATACCATTTACACTGTACAGGCTGGTGAAGTCACCTTAAGAGTTGCTTCAAACAGTGTTCTCGCCGGCGTTTTGGCTGTCGGTGATGAAGTGAGCCTATATATCTCGACGCAATCCATATATGTCGTTGAATAGGAGGGTGACGGATGAGTAGGGTACTCCAAATGAAAATGCGTTTCTCCTCCTCACCTTATTCTGTGTACATTGTTGTAGCGCCCTTGCTGCTGGTCCTCATTGGTTACGTATTCTATCCGCTGCTCAGCACTTTCATGACGAGTGTCAAGTCAACCAGTGGCATCAGCCTGGGAAACTACATCAAATTCTTCAAGGACATTCACGGGGCCAGTCTTGAGTCCTTAGGGACGAGCGTTTATATTTCGGTACTATCGGTCATTTGCTGTGGCGTAGTAGGTATAGGCATGGCCATACTGCTAACGAGGTACGAATTTCCAGGCAGACGCATACTCGCAATGCTCGCATTGGTTCCAATGGCATTGCCGGCACTAATTGGCGTTATGTCATTCGAGTTTCTATTTGGGGACAGCGGTGTTCTACCAAGAGCATTACAACTTATGTTTCATCTTAGTTCTGCACCAGCTTTGCATGGAATCGGCGGCGTTGTCGTCGTACATACCTTTACGATGTATACCTACGTCTACCTCGTGGTATCAGGTGCTCTTTCGACCTTTGATTCCTCGGTTGAAGAAGCAGCTTATAATCTTGGTGCAAGCAGAATCCATGTGTGGTCTCGCGTGTTGTTACCCATGCTCACTCCATCCATTGTTGCCTCGTCTCTCTTGGTTTTCATGCTGTCAATGGCCTCGTATACGGCCCCACTTGTATTCGGTATTGACCATACGATGACGATGCAAATATACCTGTCCACTTTGAATGGCAACTTGGGATTGGGAGCGACACAAGCGAGTGTTTTGTCAATCGTCTCGATTCTCTTCCTTGTCACGATGCGATGGTATCAGGGACAACGGAGTTACCGGAACTTAAACAAGGGGGTTACGGAGAACAGGAACACGATTCTAAATCCGGCATCCCGGTACTGGGTGATGGCCCTTGCAGTCGTTTTGATGGTTATCCTGCTGTCCCCTGTACTTATGATTGTTCTTCTATCGCTATCTGTAGATGGTACCTGGACCACACAGATACTACCGCCCAAATACACTTTGCACAATTTCGGTGCGTTGTTTGCCAATGTACAGACGTTCGCGCCTATCCGTAACAGCCTCGAAATGAGTCTACTGGCCACGTTAGCAGACTTGGTGATTGGTCTTGTAGCCGCGTACCTCATTACGAGAAAACAGTTTAAAGGCAAGATGCTCATCGACGTACTCATTATGTTGCCATGGGCGTTGCCGGGCACCGTTGTTGGCGTAAATCTCATCTCGGCATTCAACAAACCGTCTCTTCTGACTGCCGGTTCAGTCCTTGTCGGCACATTTTGGATTTTGCCGCTGGCTTATTTTGTACGGCATTTACCGCTTACTTTTCGTGCTGCTCTAGCGGCCTTTGAACAATTTGACACATCTGCTGAGGATGCGGCCAGAAACCTTGGCGCAAGCTGGTGGTACAGCTTCAGAAGGGTTGTTTTGCCAATGGTTATCGGTGGAGTCCTATCCGGGGCTCTGTTGGCTTTCGTAGAAGGTGTCGGCGAATTTGTCACTTCTATCTTGTTGTATACCCTAAACTCCATGCCGATATCTGTACAGATATGGCAAAAACTATTTAATTTTCAATTCGGAAGTGCCTGTGCTTATGGTGTGCTTCAAATCGTGCTTATCGTGCTCGTGTTACTGTTCACATCCCGAATGTCCGGTCGTTCTGCCAGCATCACACTGTAAACCATTTGTTCAGGGAGGGGATTGTAATGATTACAGACATGAAATCGATTCAAGGTCGTAACCTGCAATCGGTTGTAGAAAATAGTGACTTTGCGGTGCTTCCGTTGGGGAGCGTGGAATATCATGGCCCGCATGCGCCATATGGGACCGATTTAATCCTTGCTGAAGGGTTTGGACAGCTGCTGAGTGGTCAGTTTTCGGCTGTGGTTTATCCCGGGATTGCTTACTCAGCATGTCCTGGAAAGACCGTCCATTACCCGGGGACGATTTCGATTGGCACAGATACCTTTATTCAGTACTTGCGCGATGTACTGACTGGGATCTTAGCCACGGGTTTTTCGAAGATTTTGTTACTAAATGCGCACGACGCCAACATGAGTGTAGCCAGAGCCGCCGCTGAGTGGGTGACCGGAGATTTTGACCCAAGCAGTGTACTTATCCTCAATTGGTTCCAGATGTTAACGACGGATGAGACGAATGAATGGGGAACTTTTGACGGAACCGGTCGTGGACACGGGGGTCCGTACGAAATATCCGCAGTTCAGGCCATGTGTCCCGATTGCGTTGAGGTGAAGCCAGAGGACGCGGAGCTAGTTACGCCGCAGCCTCTCACAAAATTGCCATATGTGTTGGTGGAACGCTCCCCGAAGGGATGGAACGGATACACTGGAAAAATCCACGAGACTTCGCTGGCAACAGGAAAGCGAATTGTTGATGGTGTGACGAAAAATATAAATGCAATTCTTGAGCAATGGGCAACTGATTGAGGACCAGATGAAGACAGTGAGGCAGAGCGTCATGACAGGGGAGTCCAGTTTATTATCTTCCATCTTGAGTGTGTCGTTCAGTCCTTGGCAAAGGTTCTTCGTGAGCTCCAGCGGTATGACAAAATCAAGCATGTCCGAGAAGTGCTCAGCAGAGGTCACGCCAGGACAATGTTTGAATTAATCGCCCGCATGGAGGATGGGGATGTTTTTCGGGGGACGATAAAGTGTCCCCCTCCATTAGGTCCAGTTATCTGCCATTCACACTATGTAGGAAGACACCCAGAGAGAGTGTCTTCAGAAGGGTCGAACCTGCAAAGACTCCATCCCCGATACGAGGAACGGGGATAAAGCCATACCCTTTCACGGATTAATACGCGCCGACGGCGCCACCCGCGCAACTGCCACCACCAATCGGACCATACGGGACAAGCAGGATAAACAACACGAAGATAATCAGGAACACAACAGCCCAACGAGTGTATCCACCAAATACTCCGTACATGATATCACCCCCTTACACAGGCCACTGTATGTGAAGGGAGCTTGTAATGCATGGGCGAATGCTCTCACACATGACCCAAGTCACTTCCATTCAGGGACATGCGCCATCTTTTTATTGATGATTGGCTTGACAGCTTTATGTTTGTAGTTTATACAATAATTATTATATCTTTTGTAATAAGTTAAGAAATAACTAGGATACGAAGTACGAACCAGAAGGGGAATACACCATGACAACATCGACAGGGGTCAATACTGGCGCTGTGAAGCAGATGAATAAAAAGGTCGTCTTTGAGTGCTTGCGAGACAACGCCTCACTCACCAAGGTGGCCATTACGGCCATGACAGGTTTGAGTTTTGCCACCGTCACAAACCTGTTGACTGAGATGATGGCACAGGAGTTGGTTGTGGAACTGGGCATGGCGGATTCGAGCGGCGGACGCAAGGCGGTGCTCTACGGCATCAATCCGCGAGCTCATGTCTTTCTCGGTGTCGATGTTCGCGTGAATGAAATTCTGTGCGTCATGGCTGACCTCACAGGGAAGGTTGTCCATGAGTATTCTGAGGAATTTGACGCTAAGGAAGGACCGCACGCGGCAGTCTTGAGCATCGAGGCCATCGTTCACAAAATCCTGGAGCTCACGGGAACATCTTTTGAACGGATCGCAGGGGTAGGAATTTCGACACCAGGACCCATCGACGACGAACATGGTGTCATCACATCGCCGCCAAACCTGACCGGATGGAAGAATGTGCCCTTTTTGAGCATGGTCTCGCAGTCTCTCGGTGTTCCCTGCTACCTGGAGAAAGACGCAAACGCTGCTGCGCTTGGTGAGAGTTGGTTTGGAGCCGGTCAGGATGTCAACAACCTGGTTTACATCATGGCGGATGTCGGCATCGGCGGTGGGCTGATAATTCACGGGGAGGTCTTCAAGGGATTCCTGAATGGCGCTGGCGAGATTGGTCAGATGATTGTGGAGTATCAACCTTCGACCAAAGAAGCTGGGAGTTCATGTCACCTCGTGGACATTGCCTCAGGGCGGGCCATTGAACAAAGAATTTTTGAAACAGACGGGGACGCTCCGAGATTAAAAAGCATTCTACAATCCCCTGGCGATGAAACCTATGCTGAGTACCTCGCAGAAGCAGGCAACTATCTTGGCATCGCAATTGGCAGTGTGTGTAACCTGCTCAACCCAGCCATGGTCATTGTGGGAGGTGGTCTCGCGGAAAACGACCTGTATTTTGAAACGGCGGTCCGGTACGCCAGGCAGTACATGATTTCGGACTACGCCTATCGAATTCGTATCGAGCGCGCTACGCTCGGGGAATTTGCATCGGCAACAGGTGCAGCCATGATTGCGTTTAACCACTGGCTTTACAAGTAATTTCCTACCTATAAATTACAGAATTTTCATAAGAGAGAGGGATCAAACATGCGTAGAGGCAAAATCATTCTCGCCATTCTCGCAGGAACGAGTCTGGTCGCCGGTTGCGGCCAAACTTCTGCATCGGGAAGCAAGACACTCACCATTGCTTATTGGGCGTTTGGGCCACGGGGCAAGTCTTACGCCGCCTGGTTTAATCAAGTGAAACCTGCATTTGAGAAGCAACATCCCGGAGTTACGATTGTGCTCGAACCAATTGCGGCTGCTGAAAACGATTTCTATACCAAACTTGACCTGATGATGAAATCGCCTTCAACGGCTCCGGATGTCGTGACAGAGGACACGTTCTTAATCAATGCCGATGCTTCCGCAGGCCTCATTCAGCCGCTAAACTCGTACGTCAGCAGTTGGAAGAATTGGTCTCAGTTCGAACCGGCGGCAAAGCAGGCGGTCACGAATAAAGTGGGGAACATCTATGGCGTGCCTTATGATTCAGACTCCCGCGGCCTCTGGTACAACGTGAACCTGTTCAAAAAAGCTGGACTTCCGGTGCCATGGCATCCACACAACTGGAACGACATTATCGCCGCGGCGACGACCCTTAAGGCAAAAGACCCCGGTGTCATTCCGTTCTGGAGTTATGTCGGCAAAGCGACCGGCGAGGCCACGACGATGCAGGACTTTGAGATGTTGCTCTACGGTACAGGCAACAGCTTGTACGATTCATCTACCAACAAGTGGATTGTCTCCAGCCCCGGCTTTTTGAGCTCTCTGCAATTCATTCAGAACGTGTATTCACATGGGCTTGGACCGCAGTTGTCTCAAATCCTGAACGGTCAGGCCAACAACACGGAAACGACACAGCTCATGCCAGAACAAAAGATTGGCATCGCACTCGACGTCAACGTCATTACGGCAAACTGGCTGCCACAAGGTCCCGCCCCTTGGCCAAGCGCCACGAAAACCTATGATTTGACAGCAATGCCGACCGAAAACGGACAGTCGCCGGGGTACACCTCGATGTCTGGTGGGTTTGCTTTGTCGATGTCAGCGCACACGAAAAACAAGGACTTGGCCTGGCAGTTTATCCAGATGGCGACGAGCGAGAAAAACATGCGCACGATTGACATTGGTCTGAGCGGTTTGCCGACCCGCACCGACGTCATTGCGGACCCGAGTTACGCAAACGCCCCTGGTCAGGTATTTAAACAAGCGACGAGTTTCTTGCAATACACCCATTACCGCCCTGCGAACGCTCAGTATCCGGAAGTGTCGACAGCCATCCAAACCGCTGTGGAGAGTGTGGCCACAGGCAGCTTGTCTCCGCAACAGGCGATGGCACAATACGCGCAAAGTGTGACCCGGATGGTTGGAGCGAGCGGCGTGGAGCATCAATAGCGCGAACATCAATCGCTCATGTATGGGTAGCAGCCAAAGTTGGTGGCGCTCTTCAGGGAAACAATTTTCAGATGAAAGGGATACGACAGGATGGATGGAGCCTTTGTCCGCAAGTCAGCGATTCCTGAACCGAAGATGTCGAAGAGAAAGGGACGCTCGGTGTCTTACAGTCCATGGCGAGCGATTCTGTTTCTCTTACCTACGTGGGCTCTGATGCTTGTGTTTTTTGTCCTGCCTGTCCTGCTCACTTTCTACTACTCGTTTACCAACTTGTCTTTGACAGGGCCGAATTCCGTCGACACGCACTTCGTCGGCTTTACCAACTTTGTCACAATGTTTGCCGATCCGGCCTTCCGCACAAGTGTGCTGATGACGCTCATATTCCTTGTGTTTTCAGCGATTGTTGGTCAGCAGGTGTTAGGCCTCATCATCGCCTTGTTGCTGCAGCAAAAGCCACGCGCGTTCCGCTCCATTATTGGCGTCCTCGTGATTGTGGGCTGGGTGACTCCGGAAATCGTGGTGGCTTTCATCTGGTTCGCATTCTTCAGTGACCATGGGACTGCGAACTCTGTTGCAGGTGTACTCGGGTTTAAGCCGATTGCCTGGTTGGTGCATTTCCCGATGCTCTGCGTTGTCGTGGCAAACATCTGGCATGGCACGGCGTTTTCCATGTTGGTTTATCAGGCAGCACTTGGCGATGTGCCGAGTGAAGTGAAAGAGGCCGCGATGATTGACGGCGCCACCGGGTGGCGCAGGCTCGTCGGGGTGACCTTGCCCATCATCAAGGGATCCGTCGCGACCAACATGATTTTGATTACCCTGCAGACACTTGGCCTCTTCACTCTGATTTATGCGCTGACAGGCGGAGGGCCCGGTACCTCGACGGAAACCTTGCCGATTTACATGTACGAGCAGGCGTTCTCCAACTACCAGCTAGGGTATGGCACCGCCATTTCGCTCGTGCTGCTGCTCATCGGCATCATCGCCAGTTTTGCCTACCTGAAAATTCTCAAGGTGAAAATATAACGCAGCGCGTCTGGACCCATTCATGGTCAGGGGGGAATTTGATGGCAGTCGCATCACGATACACGCGTCGCTCGAATCGCCGACGCTTTGGCAAAGCCTCGCCGTATCTCATTCTTGTGCTCATAGGAATTGTCTTTTTGACGCCGCTCCTGTGGATGCTGTTTGCCTCCGTGGACGTGCACTCGACGCTTGCCGTGCGCGTGCCAAGGGCCCTTACGATGAGTAACTTCGTGGCGGTTCTCTCAGACCCGGGGAATCAGAGAGCCTTTCTCAACGGCCTCGTTCTGTCCTTGGGCCAGTCGGCCGTGGTCGTGGTGGTTGCGGGTCTCGCCGCGTATCCACTGTCGAGATATGAACTCAGCTATAAACGCCCGTTCCTCTACTCCATCATTTTTGCGAGTTCGCTCCCGATTACCGTGGTGATGGTACCGGTGTATGAGCTGTTCATCTTTCTCAACTTTAATGATTCCATCTTCTGGACCACGCTGTTTTTGGCGGCGAGTTCGTTGCCATACGCCATTTGGATCATGAAAAACTTTATGGATTCCGTACCTGTTGCACTTGAGGAGGCCGCCTGGGTAGACGGTGCCTCGGTCTGGATGGGCCTCGGTCGCGTGATAGCTCCGATGATGATGCCGGGCATCTTTACACTCGCCATCTTTACCTTCTCGCGAAGTTGGGAGAACTTCTTTGTTCCCTTCATTTTGATTCAGAGCCCGCAAAAACTGCCTGCATCCGTATCCATTTTTCAGTTTTTTGGCCAGTACGGCATGGTGGACTACGGCAAACTCGCTGCGTTCTCCATGCTCTACACCATCCCATCCGTCCTCTTGTACGTCTTGGGACAGAAGTATATGTCCACTGGATTCAGTTTTGGCGGCGCCACCAAAGGATGACCTCAAGCTCCGGACCATATTGTCCGAAACCTTGCGCGGCTGTGAATGACAGATAACTTTAGGCTTCCATTGGAGGAACAGCACATGTTTTGGACTGAATCAAAACTCGCCGCCCGGATTGAAGAACTTGCTCGCCATCGATATAAAAACGCTGTTTCCGTCACTTCGTTGGAGTATCAAATCGACAGCGACGGGACCCCGGGAACGAGACCCCCTGCAGACGGCGAATGGCTTTCCTTTGATCCCGGTGCCAAGTGGTCCGGCAGAGATGTGTATTACTGGGTGCGAACCGCATTAGAACTGCCGCTACGACCACCTGCAGGGTACAGGGTTGTTGGCCTGTTTGATTTTGGCCGATCCGGTCCCGGCCTCAAACACGGCTTCGAAGCGCTTTTGTACCTGAACGGTCAACCCTTTCAAGGCGTCGATTCGAATCACGAGGAAGTCTTTTTCCCGGAGGATCTGCTTGGCAGCTCGGTTGACCTTTCTTTTCGACTCTGGACCGGCCTCGAGGGAGGAGGTCAACCTGCCGTCCAGCACCACGTCTTTCGCAAGGCGGAAATCGCCTGGCTGAGCGAAGCAGCAGATGACCTGTATTTCACGGCGAGAAGTGTCCTTGAAACCGTACAGGTGCTCGAAGACAGCCGACCGGAGCGGCATTCCTTGCTGAACACCGTCAATCAGGCCTTTCAGTTGGTAGATTGGGCTCGCCCCGGGTCCGCTCCGTTTTACGACTCTGTTCGTGAAGCGAGAGAAGCGTTGCAAGAGGGACTCGCAGAGATTCCGCATCATCACGGCGTCACCATGACCGCCGTTGGCCACACCCACATTGACGTAGCGTGGTTGTGGAGGCTGAAGCATACCAGGGAGAAGGCAGCGAGATCGTTCTCGACTGTCCTTCGCCTCATGGAGCGGTACCCGGAATACATCTTCTTGCAAACCCAACCACAGCTCTATGACTACGTAAAGACCGACTACCCCGAAATCTACGCGCAAATCCGCGAGCGAGTGGAAGAGGGGAGATGGGAAGCGACCGGAGGAATGTGGCTCGAAGCCGATTGCAACCTGGTCTGCGGCGAAGCGCTTGTGCGCCAGATTTTGCTCGGAACAAGGTTTTTGAAGCGCGAGTTCGGGACGGAATGTACATACTTGTGGTTACCCGATGCGTTCGGGTACAACTGGGCGCTGCCGCAAATCTTGAAGCAATCCGGCATTGAGACGTTGATGACGACAAAAATGAGCTGGAACCAGTACAACAGATTGCCTCACGATACCTTCATGTGGAGGGGAATCGACGGCTCAGAAGTGTTGGCACACTTCATCTCAAACCCGGACAGCAACAATGCGGACAAGTGGTCTTATACCTACAACGGCCAGATGTTGCCTTCGACGGTGAAACGAACATGGGAGTTGTACCAGGACCAGGGCCTCAACCAGGAACTGCTGTTGTCGTACGGTTACGGCGACGGCGGCGGTGGAGTCAATCGGGAGATGCTCGAGATGCGCAGAAGACTTGCAGATATGCCCGGGCTGCCGAAGGTGCAAACGGGCCGGGCAGACGCATACTTCGCGAGATTGCAAGAGCAGCTGAAGTCCTCCTCCGCCTACGTACATACATGGGATGGCGAACTCTATCTCGAGTATCACCGCGGGACGTACACAAGCCAGGCCCTCCATAAACGCAAGAACCGGGAACTGGAGCTGCGTTATCGTGAGATTGAATGGCTGGCTTGCGTCAACAGCCTATTAAACGGCAATGGCAACGGTAATGGCAACGGCAACGGCAACGGCAACGGAGACGGAGACGGAGACTGGTCTACCTATCCATCCGAGCTGATTGAGCAGGGTTGGAAAATCATCCTGCGCAATCAATTCCACGACATTCTCACGGGGTGCTCCATCTCTGAGGTGTATGAGGACAGTCTCCTTGAATACCGGCAGGCGGAGGAGATTGCATGGCAGGTGTGGGAGCGTTCAGTCAGCGCCTTGACAGCGAAATCGGAATCGGGTGTGTACCGCGTCTTCAATTCCGCGTCTTGGCTGCGAA
The Alicyclobacillus curvatus genome window above contains:
- a CDS encoding sugar ABC transporter permease, which codes for MSKRKGRSVSYSPWRAILFLLPTWALMLVFFVLPVLLTFYYSFTNLSLTGPNSVDTHFVGFTNFVTMFADPAFRTSVLMTLIFLVFSAIVGQQVLGLIIALLLQQKPRAFRSIIGVLVIVGWVTPEIVVAFIWFAFFSDHGTANSVAGVLGFKPIAWLVHFPMLCVVVANIWHGTAFSMLVYQAALGDVPSEVKEAAMIDGATGWRRLVGVTLPIIKGSVATNMILITLQTLGLFTLIYALTGGGPGTSTETLPIYMYEQAFSNYQLGYGTAISLVLLLIGIIASFAYLKILKVKI
- a CDS encoding ROK family protein translates to MTTSTGVNTGAVKQMNKKVVFECLRDNASLTKVAITAMTGLSFATVTNLLTEMMAQELVVELGMADSSGGRKAVLYGINPRAHVFLGVDVRVNEILCVMADLTGKVVHEYSEEFDAKEGPHAAVLSIEAIVHKILELTGTSFERIAGVGISTPGPIDDEHGVITSPPNLTGWKNVPFLSMVSQSLGVPCYLEKDANAAALGESWFGAGQDVNNLVYIMADVGIGGGLIIHGEVFKGFLNGAGEIGQMIVEYQPSTKEAGSSCHLVDIASGRAIEQRIFETDGDAPRLKSILQSPGDETYAEYLAEAGNYLGIAIGSVCNLLNPAMVIVGGGLAENDLYFETAVRYARQYMISDYAYRIRIERATLGEFASATGAAMIAFNHWLYK
- a CDS encoding iron ABC transporter permease; protein product: MSRVLQMKMRFSSSPYSVYIVVAPLLLVLIGYVFYPLLSTFMTSVKSTSGISLGNYIKFFKDIHGASLESLGTSVYISVLSVICCGVVGIGMAILLTRYEFPGRRILAMLALVPMALPALIGVMSFEFLFGDSGVLPRALQLMFHLSSAPALHGIGGVVVVHTFTMYTYVYLVVSGALSTFDSSVEEAAYNLGASRIHVWSRVLLPMLTPSIVASSLLVFMLSMASYTAPLVFGIDHTMTMQIYLSTLNGNLGLGATQASVLSIVSILFLVTMRWYQGQRSYRNLNKGVTENRNTILNPASRYWVMALAVVLMVILLSPVLMIVLLSLSVDGTWTTQILPPKYTLHNFGALFANVQTFAPIRNSLEMSLLATLADLVIGLVAAYLITRKQFKGKMLIDVLIMLPWALPGTVVGVNLISAFNKPSLLTAGSVLVGTFWILPLAYFVRHLPLTFRAALAAFEQFDTSAEDAARNLGASWWYSFRRVVLPMVIGGVLSGALLAFVEGVGEFVTSILLYTLNSMPISVQIWQKLFNFQFGSACAYGVLQIVLIVLVLLFTSRMSGRSASITL
- a CDS encoding extracellular solute-binding protein, encoding MRRGKIILAILAGTSLVAGCGQTSASGSKTLTIAYWAFGPRGKSYAAWFNQVKPAFEKQHPGVTIVLEPIAAAENDFYTKLDLMMKSPSTAPDVVTEDTFLINADASAGLIQPLNSYVSSWKNWSQFEPAAKQAVTNKVGNIYGVPYDSDSRGLWYNVNLFKKAGLPVPWHPHNWNDIIAAATTLKAKDPGVIPFWSYVGKATGEATTMQDFEMLLYGTGNSLYDSSTNKWIVSSPGFLSSLQFIQNVYSHGLGPQLSQILNGQANNTETTQLMPEQKIGIALDVNVITANWLPQGPAPWPSATKTYDLTAMPTENGQSPGYTSMSGGFALSMSAHTKNKDLAWQFIQMATSEKNMRTIDIGLSGLPTRTDVIADPSYANAPGQVFKQATSFLQYTHYRPANAQYPEVSTAIQTAVESVATGSLSPQQAMAQYAQSVTRMVGASGVEHQ
- a CDS encoding alpha-mannosidase; translation: MFWTESKLAARIEELARHRYKNAVSVTSLEYQIDSDGTPGTRPPADGEWLSFDPGAKWSGRDVYYWVRTALELPLRPPAGYRVVGLFDFGRSGPGLKHGFEALLYLNGQPFQGVDSNHEEVFFPEDLLGSSVDLSFRLWTGLEGGGQPAVQHHVFRKAEIAWLSEAADDLYFTARSVLETVQVLEDSRPERHSLLNTVNQAFQLVDWARPGSAPFYDSVREAREALQEGLAEIPHHHGVTMTAVGHTHIDVAWLWRLKHTREKAARSFSTVLRLMERYPEYIFLQTQPQLYDYVKTDYPEIYAQIRERVEEGRWEATGGMWLEADCNLVCGEALVRQILLGTRFLKREFGTECTYLWLPDAFGYNWALPQILKQSGIETLMTTKMSWNQYNRLPHDTFMWRGIDGSEVLAHFISNPDSNNADKWSYTYNGQMLPSTVKRTWELYQDQGLNQELLLSYGYGDGGGGVNREMLEMRRRLADMPGLPKVQTGRADAYFARLQEQLKSSSAYVHTWDGELYLEYHRGTYTSQALHKRKNRELELRYREIEWLACVNSLLNGNGNGNGNGNGNGNGDGDGDWSTYPSELIEQGWKIILRNQFHDILTGCSISEVYEDSLLEYRQAEEIAWQVWERSVSALTAKSESGVYRVFNSASWLRTGLVTVVTPTSQPGAWYDQDGQVLRSQQSADGWLIEVVDLPPMGWKTIHFEPTVSADTPNQVPTAQMAQTDRTHEIAQTIETAQTDRTAQIAQIAQIAQTDRTDRTDRTDRTAKVKFDGLSGTVVTPFYEIAWNEAGQLTRVFDREAGREVLAKQQRANVLQVFEDKPMMFDAWDIDLYYQEKMREVTALKSVAVRENGPLQTVIRFTWGYIESTIEQDMIVYSHSRRIDFDTVVDWQESQQLLKVAFPVDIRATEATYDIQFGNIKRPTHWNTSWDFARFEAVGHQWADLSEHGYGVSLLNNCKYGYDIKDNVLRLSLIKSAIFPDVSADRGVHRFTYSLLPHVSDWLQGGTVREAWGLNNPLVVAMGEPILPTFSLFSVSSDSVLIDAVKKAEDGDLLVLRLHEFAGGRETVRISSELAVRTWQECDLLERPVTEPKQGNRIEFDIKPYEIKTFLVQFE
- a CDS encoding carbohydrate ABC transporter permease: MAVASRYTRRSNRRRFGKASPYLILVLIGIVFLTPLLWMLFASVDVHSTLAVRVPRALTMSNFVAVLSDPGNQRAFLNGLVLSLGQSAVVVVVAGLAAYPLSRYELSYKRPFLYSIIFASSLPITVVMVPVYELFIFLNFNDSIFWTTLFLAASSLPYAIWIMKNFMDSVPVALEEAAWVDGASVWMGLGRVIAPMMMPGIFTLAIFTFSRSWENFFVPFILIQSPQKLPASVSIFQFFGQYGMVDYGKLAAFSMLYTIPSVLLYVLGQKYMSTGFSFGGATKG
- a CDS encoding creatininase family protein — encoded protein: MKSIQGRNLQSVVENSDFAVLPLGSVEYHGPHAPYGTDLILAEGFGQLLSGQFSAVVYPGIAYSACPGKTVHYPGTISIGTDTFIQYLRDVLTGILATGFSKILLLNAHDANMSVARAAAEWVTGDFDPSSVLILNWFQMLTTDETNEWGTFDGTGRGHGGPYEISAVQAMCPDCVEVKPEDAELVTPQPLTKLPYVLVERSPKGWNGYTGKIHETSLATGKRIVDGVTKNINAILEQWATD